From one Methanomassiliicoccales archaeon genomic stretch:
- a CDS encoding NADP-dependent malic enzyme codes for MSAEKKNVDELLKKAYEPSRLAMKYHPYYGGKIEVVPKAPIHSFDDFAIWYTPGVAEPCRAINKDVEEVYNHTCKWNTVAVVTDGTRVLGLGDIGPEASLPVMEGKCMLFKYLGGVDAVPICLDTKDPDKIIETVKLIQPAFGGINLEDISHPKCFRILDTLREEARIPVWHDDQQGTATIVVAGLINALKLVGKKLDEATFAMLGAGAAGIAISRVMNAAGIPYKNMFMCDSKGLLHPGREELQEKYPQKWFMAQNSNGEGREGGSAEAMKGADVVVAASKPGPDTIKKEWISSMADDSIVFATANPIPEIWPWDAKEAGARIVATGRSDFPNQVNNSVGFPGIFRGTLDVRAKTITDEMCIAAAYEIAQTAEDNGLRDDYIVPDMDEWEVFPREATAVGMKAIEQGIALKKMSRDELYETAEAIIKRARQQTALAMKKGCIRPFPK; via the coding sequence ATGAGCGCAGAGAAGAAGAATGTAGATGAATTGCTGAAGAAGGCCTACGAGCCATCAAGGCTTGCGATGAAGTACCATCCATATTACGGGGGGAAGATCGAGGTCGTCCCCAAGGCGCCCATACACAGTTTTGACGATTTTGCAATTTGGTATACTCCAGGGGTTGCTGAACCGTGCAGGGCTATCAACAAGGATGTCGAGGAAGTTTACAATCATACCTGCAAGTGGAACACCGTCGCGGTCGTGACCGATGGAACCAGGGTCCTCGGTCTCGGAGACATCGGACCAGAGGCCAGCCTCCCAGTGATGGAGGGGAAATGCATGCTCTTCAAATACCTGGGAGGCGTGGATGCCGTCCCAATCTGTCTCGACACCAAAGATCCTGACAAGATCATCGAGACCGTGAAGTTGATCCAGCCTGCCTTCGGAGGCATCAACCTGGAGGACATCTCCCATCCCAAGTGCTTCAGGATCCTGGATACCCTCAGGGAAGAGGCCAGGATTCCCGTCTGGCACGACGACCAGCAGGGTACCGCAACCATCGTGGTCGCTGGGCTCATAAACGCTCTCAAGCTCGTGGGTAAGAAACTGGACGAGGCCACCTTCGCTATGCTCGGTGCTGGAGCGGCCGGGATCGCCATCTCCAGGGTGATGAACGCAGCCGGCATTCCGTACAAGAATATGTTCATGTGCGATTCCAAGGGTTTGCTCCACCCTGGGCGGGAAGAGCTTCAGGAGAAGTACCCCCAGAAGTGGTTCATGGCCCAGAATTCTAACGGAGAGGGAAGAGAAGGCGGTTCTGCTGAGGCCATGAAGGGAGCTGATGTGGTCGTGGCGGCCTCGAAACCAGGCCCCGACACCATCAAGAAGGAGTGGATCTCCAGCATGGCTGACGATTCGATCGTGTTCGCTACCGCCAACCCCATCCCTGAGATATGGCCCTGGGATGCCAAAGAGGCTGGAGCAAGGATCGTGGCCACGGGAAGATCTGACTTCCCCAATCAGGTCAACAACTCTGTTGGGTTCCCCGGCATATTCCGTGGTACCCTTGACGTTAGAGCAAAGACCATTACCGACGAGATGTGCATCGCCGCCGCCTATGAGATCGCCCAGACCGCCGAGGATAACGGCCTGAGGGATGATTATATCGTGCCTGACATGGACGAATGGGAGGTCTTCCCCAGAGAGGCTACCGCCGTTGGTATGAAGGCGATCGAACAGGGTATAGCCCTCAAGAAGATGAGCCGGGACGAGCTCTACGAGACCGCGGAGGCCATCATCAAGAGGGCGAGGCAGCAGACCGCTCTGGCCATGAAGAAGGGTTGCATCAGACCTTTCCCCAAGTAA
- a CDS encoding elongation factor 1-beta codes for MGKVAAAYNLMPEDPEYPIENITDALPKAVPEGVNLSGLEVKPLAFGLKVIEVTFIMDDAEGIIDRLEEALSDVPGVQNVETLSLTLI; via the coding sequence ATGGGAAAGGTAGCGGCAGCGTACAACCTGATGCCGGAGGACCCGGAATACCCTATAGAGAATATCACGGACGCCCTACCAAAGGCCGTTCCAGAAGGCGTTAACCTCAGTGGACTTGAGGTGAAACCGCTGGCCTTTGGCCTGAAAGTGATCGAGGTCACCTTCATAATGGATGACGCCGAAGGGATCATTGACAGGCTCGAGGAAGCGCTTAGTGATGTACCAGGTGTCCAGAACGTAGAGACTCTGTCTCTTACGCTTATTTGA
- a CDS encoding DUF1610 domain-containing protein, with the protein MDKEKICSSCGIRLIGTGISFFPCPMCGNNEIGRCASCRDQSVSYICPECGFEGP; encoded by the coding sequence ATGGACAAAGAGAAGATCTGCAGTTCATGCGGTATCAGACTTATCGGCACGGGCATATCCTTCTTCCCCTGCCCGATGTGCGGGAATAATGAGATCGGCAGGTGCGCTAGCTGCCGGGACCAGAGTGTCAGCTATATCTGCCCGGAATGCGGTTTTGAAGGACCATAG
- a CDS encoding metallophosphoesterase, giving the protein MRIVHISDLHVTSPYFVKDWGDIVVEKVNEISPELLIITGDLTQDGHPHEMDIAKRYVDRIDVGEKLIVPGNHDARNLGYEIFEEVFGTRYPFYEDGEVAVFGVDSTVPDIDDGHIGREYYEIIQERLSSDAKLRILALHHHLIPIPGTGRERQIPVDSGDVLKLIRELDLDLVLSGHKHLPWVWKLENTHFITAGTSTSRRLKGRSHPSFNVLEVYEGKVGIDQIDVDSGQSKKVLQI; this is encoded by the coding sequence GTGAGAATTGTACATATTTCTGATCTCCATGTGACCAGCCCCTACTTTGTGAAAGATTGGGGCGACATCGTGGTCGAAAAGGTGAACGAGATATCCCCAGAGCTGTTGATCATCACCGGGGACCTCACCCAAGATGGACACCCCCACGAGATGGATATCGCCAAGCGCTATGTTGACAGGATTGATGTCGGCGAAAAGTTGATCGTTCCAGGAAACCACGACGCTAGGAATCTTGGCTACGAGATCTTCGAGGAGGTTTTCGGCACCAGGTACCCATTCTACGAGGACGGCGAGGTGGCGGTCTTCGGTGTCGACTCCACCGTCCCGGATATCGATGATGGACATATTGGAAGAGAGTACTACGAGATCATACAGGAGAGATTGTCCTCAGACGCGAAGTTGCGAATACTCGCTCTTCACCACCATCTCATTCCAATTCCGGGAACTGGGAGGGAGAGACAGATACCCGTGGACTCTGGGGACGTTCTCAAGCTCATCAGAGAGTTGGATCTGGACCTCGTCCTGTCTGGACACAAGCACCTTCCATGGGTGTGGAAGCTGGAGAACACGCACTTCATAACCGCTGGAACCTCAACATCCAGGAGGCTGAAGGGGAGGTCGCACCCGTCTTTCAATGTCCTGGAGGTGTACGAGGGAAAGGTGGGTATAGACCAGATCGATGTTGACAGCGGTCAGTCGAAGAAAGTGCTCCAGATATAG